One stretch of Narcine bancroftii isolate sNarBan1 chromosome 8, sNarBan1.hap1, whole genome shotgun sequence DNA includes these proteins:
- the LOC138741963 gene encoding C-reactive protein-like, whose amino-acid sequence MNPFFPIVLVICISLSGSDSAGLKGKSLIFLTKTDKDYVKLNAADFSSLTAFTVCFRAASEESSRDYSLLSYATGANNNELLIWQKKTGQLTLYLKSPVVDISLPKIDGLLRHVCVTWESQTGVVTAWVNGRRSLQKVGGKGLTVKGSGVFILGQEQDKPGGHFDINQSFVGEITDVNMWDHVLKSTDIELLSQGCFSTGGNIIDWSTIGFTSGGNVKIEDNNDCKF is encoded by the exons ATGAACCCCTTCTTTCCAATTGTTCTGGTGATCTGCATTTCCCTGTCAGGATCTGACAGTGCAG GTTTGAAAGGAAAATCATTGATATTTCTGACCAAAACAGACAAGGACTACGTCAAGTTGAATGCAGCTGATTTCTCCAGTTTGACCGCCTTCACTGTCTGCTTCAGGGCTGCGTCCGAAGAATCATCGCGTGATTACAGTTTGTTGTCCTACGCAACAGGCGCAAACAATAATGAACTTCtgatttggcaaaaaaaaactgggcAGCTAACATTGTATTTAAAATCCCCTGTGGTTGATATCTCCCTCCCAAAAATAGACGGCTTGCTGAGACACGTCTGTGTGACCTGGGAGTCTCAAACGGGTGTGGTAACAGCTTGGGTAAATGGGAGACGCAGTCTACAGAAGGTGGGTGGAAAGGGTTTGACTGTGAAAGGTTCAGGGGTGTTTATTCTTGGGCAAGAACAGGACAAACCCGGTGGTCATTTTGATATTAATCAGTCATTTGTGGGGGAGATTACTGACGTCAACATGTGGGACCATGTTCTAAAATCCACTGATATTGAGCTGTTAAGTCAGGGTTGTTTCAGTACAGGAGGGAACATCATTGACTGGAGCACAATTGGCTTCACGTCAGGTGGGAATGTGAAGATCGAAGACAATAATGATtgcaaattttaa